A single window of Sphaerodactylus townsendi isolate TG3544 linkage group LG03, MPM_Stown_v2.3, whole genome shotgun sequence DNA harbors:
- the LOC125428028 gene encoding rho GTPase-activating protein 9-like, whose translation MIVECLSSAFSLSGMVYVQNSDHNQVFGCCLEALCYREGGTVPRFVQQCVEAVEQRGLDADGIYRVNGNLAVIQKLRFIVDRERAVTSDGRYVFPEQRSQEDKLRLSDPQWDDVHVITGALKLFFRELPEPVVPFSLFNEFIAAVKLSDSKEKASKLAELVQTLPRPNRNTLHYLLEHLRKVMEHSDANRMTTQNIGIVFGPTLLRHEGDVASLVEDMVYQNQVVEVLLTEFPCIFADSGTE comes from the exons ACCAGGTCTTTGGCTGCTGCCTGGAAGCTCTGTGCTATCGGGAAGGGGGCACAGTGCCACGTTTTGTCCAACAGTGTGTGGAGGCTGTGGAACAGAGAG gTCTGGATGCGGATGGTATCTACAGAGTCAACGGCAACTTAGCTGTTATTCAGAAGCTGAGGTTCATAGTTGATCGTG agcgggcagtgacatcagatGGCCGCTACGTTTTCCCAGAGCAGCGTAGCCAAG AGGACAAGTTGCGTCTGAGTGACCCTCAGTGGGACGACGTGCATGTGATAACCGGGGCACTAAAGCTTTTCTTCCGGGAGCTGCCTGAACCTGTGGTACCTTTCAGCCTCTTCAATGAATTCATAGCTGCCGTCA AGTTGTCTGACTCCAAGGAAAAAGCATCCAAGCTGGCGGAGCTGGTCCAGACTCTCCCCCGACCCAACCGGAACACCCTCCATTATTTGCTGGAGCATCTCCGCAA AGTGATGGAGCACTCCGATGCCAACCGGATGACCACGCAGAACATCGGCATCGTCTTTGGACCAACGCTGCTGCGACACGAAGGGGACGTGGCCAGCCTCGTGGAGGACATGGTGTACCAGAACCAAGTGGTTGAGGTGCTCCTGACTGAATTCCCTTGCATCTTTGCGGACTCGGGCACTGAATGA